A window of Streptomyces sp. NBC_01689 genomic DNA:
GAGAGCCTCTGGAATCCCGAAGTACGGGACTACCAGGAGCTCTTGGTCACGCCCGGCAGCTCGCCACGGTGAGCCATCTCACGAAGGCAGACGCGGCACAGGCCGAACTTGCGGTACACGGAGTGCGGACGACCGCAGCGCTGGCAGCGCGTGTAGCCACGCACACCGAACTTGGGCTTACGAGCAGCCTTGGCAATCAGAGCCTTCTTCGCCATCTCGCTTACGCCTCCTTGAAGGGGAAGCCGAGGTGACGGAGAAGGGCACGGCCCTCAGCGTCGTTGGTCGCCGTGGTCACCACGGTGATGTCCATACCCCGGACGCGGTCGATCTTGTCCTGGTCGATCTCGTGGAACATGACCTGCTCCGTGAGACCGAAGGTGTAGTTGCCACGGCCGTCGAACTGCTTGGGGGACAGGCCGCGGAAGTCGCGGATGCGCGGCAGCGCGAGCGACAGGGTGCGGTCCA
This region includes:
- a CDS encoding type Z 30S ribosomal protein S14, yielding MAKKALIAKAARKPKFGVRGYTRCQRCGRPHSVYRKFGLCRVCLREMAHRGELPGVTKSSW